CTGTCTATATTTTTTTATGAGCTCTTCTTTATTTAAATAATTGATTCTCTCAACAAAACTGTATTTTTTCAATTCTTGTTCAATAGTACTTTCCAATGTTTTACCAATTACTACATATTTAAATTTATAACCATTATCATTTAACATTTTCACTGCTTTCGCTACGTTCAATTGGTTTTTTCTTTTAGAAACAAATCCCACAGTGGTTATCGTCAAAGTGTCATTTAGTGATAATTTTTTATCTTGTAACAAAGAATTTTCATGATAAAAGCTGTTAATTCCATTAGGAATGATTGCTGACTTCCTTCTAAGTTCCTCATGATACTTTTTCGGAATATATTTTTCTAATAGCTCCTCCAAGTAATTCTTAGACATAAAAACAATTTGAGAAGCATTCCTCAATATACGTATCCCTATCGTTCTCAAATATATTCTCTTTTTAAAAAATATATTCAAATCAGTATCTCTTACAGCAACTATATACGGTTTATTCGTTAACTGGTTCATTTTGTATGCTAAATAGCCATTAGTAAATAAAGTATGAGCATGATATAGATCAAATTCATTATGATCATATAAGTCTATAAAGTCTTTTAGAACCAATCTTTCTTTTAAAAGAAACACATAGCGTTGCCAATTGCGGAAGTTAAATCTTACATCAAGATTAGGAGCATCCATTTTAGTAAATGGTTTATCTTTTGCCCTAAAACAAAAAACTCTAAAGTTAATATTTTTAAGTTGTTGTTCTTTCATAAAATCTATGAAAAAATTGTCAAAGTTAGAACATATATGGCAGATATTCATTTTCATTTGTTCTCCTTTAAGAACACATTATTCCATTGTCGAATAATCCATTCTTCTGAAAATTCTCCAACAGTTGCCTTTTTATAAGAATTTAATGACATTTGCATTAAAAGGCCTCGATTTGAATCTAGTTTCGCTATCTTTTCATTCATAAAATTTATAATGTTATTATCAATATTTTTTTCTGAATAAATCGTCTCTTCTCTATTGTTCCAAACTTTTTTATTCGGCAAATTGTCCTCATCAAAAAAATAATACTTAGGCGTTGTTAAGTAACCATTATAACCATCAACTACCATCTCTGGTATCGCATATAAATTCGTCGAAATAACGGGCAAACC
This region of Tetragenococcus osmophilus genomic DNA includes:
- a CDS encoding glycosyltransferase family 4 protein; its protein translation is MKMNICHICSNFDNFFIDFMKEQQLKNINFRVFCFRAKDKPFTKMDAPNLDVRFNFRNWQRYVFLLKERLVLKDFIDLYDHNEFDLYHAHTLFTNGYLAYKMNQLTNKPYIVAVRDTDLNIFFKKRIYLRTIGIRILRNASQIVFMSKNYLEELLEKYIPKKYHEELRRKSAIIPNGINSFYHENSLLQDKKLSLNDTLTITTVGFVSKRKNQLNVAKAVKMLNDNGYKFKYVVIGKTLESTIEQELKKYSFVERINYLNKEELIKKYRQSQIFVMPSITETFGLTYIEAMTQGLPVIYARKQGLDGYFNNGTVGYSVDPESISDIANSIIKIFNNYNFFERNAYDKAKYFKWGTIINEYYSIYTSILENT